The DNA window ACATTTTGAatctattgaatatttatgacGTATGATGattttattgctattttttttgttaataatttattcatgttTTCAATAAGTAACGGGAACTTATGTGTGTTTATTAGATGAAATGTTTCTGAAGTCGATAGACGTAAGATATTCCGTAAATGTCAAGTAtgcagaaatatataatttattgatgatATTGACTCCAATAAGTGTGTGAGGATGAAAGTAGTATgagtgtaaataattaatatacgcgatttaaatcctttaaaactagttttatttcaatagtatGAGTGTGTTCTGGCAAAGTTATATTTCGGCactagttattataataaagattatagaACTATTAATACTTTACGACTGAGAGACAAATTGATTCCTACAGAGCGAAGCCAATAGACGTTtctaataaaatcatatttaaaaaataataaatcttatttaaattaaaaaaaaaaaaacaatcaattaaCATTCTAACATGACGCTGTTCGCTGACCTATATCAAGGTGCGAAATGTAGAAAAAAAGTCGCCAATTCTCCACATCTCATCGGTAGCGGTATCCCGCAGTGACAAGACCGTGGTCACTAGAAATTGAAAAAActgattgatttaaaaaaaaattcgaccACGATACATCTTTTCGATGTAAAAACGAATacgaaaatgaaaacaatatcgattctatgaattttaatataaactactaaataaaacggtttgatgggtgagtgagccagtgtagacaggcacaagggacataacatcttagttccaaagtttgctgtcacattgacgatgtaaggaatagttaatatttcttacagcgtcgttgtctatgggtgatggtgaccatataccatcaggtggcccatatgaaaaaaaatatataaaaataaaaactagtgCACAGTGATCAAGATTCGTccattatcattttttattcaaaacatgAGGAAGAATATTTACATTAGCATTTtcctgtgttttttttaattgactacATTTTACTTAAACAAGGAAACGTACTAaactatttattgtatttattatttatctatgtattcgctataaatatagatagaaTAAAAGTTGTGTCCTTTAACTTTGAACAAACGTCAGAATATGCTATAATgttacttatgtaaatatacatagtGTAAAGAATTTTGATCTCAAAATGCTTATTACTATTTTAGAGACATTAGCTTCTTGATTCATATGATTGACgcgacataaaattaaataaacagatcGAAATAACACAACCAAGAAAATCCGTTACACATTGGtgaccacagataataaaagcAGCACAGATTAAAGCAGATTGTCGTTATGTTTATGAGTGTCATTGCGGCTGATCGCAGGATGCCTTGATTGAGTCATCACAGGCGACACCACGACAAGTGCTCGctgattattgtatttaataacttaatatcaTTACTCCTTTTTCGCAGAATTAgttgagaatattttttatattgttggtttaaaaaaataagtatttctttGAGCGCGTTTATTTTGTTCGTAATTcttatcatattaaatacttaCGACGACGACGAtgacaacagcttgtaaatttcccactgctgggctaaggcttccttttGAGgggaatgtttggaacatattccaccacgctgttccaatgcgggttggtggaatacacatgtggtagaatttctatgaaataagacacatgcaggtttcctcacgatgtttttcttcactgccgagcatgagatgaattataaacaaattaaacatatgaataatcagtggtgctttcctaggtttgaacccgtaatcatcggttaatatgtacgcgttctagccattgggccatctcggctcagtggTTACAAtagattgttatttttgttttatattaaaatatactttttttataaataatggtaCCATTCTTGTTACTGACTGCATCGAAGTCCAGTTCTGGTGTATTTCTTGTCAGATCTTGCCAAGTAATTATTCGTACGACTTCTTTAGTTCAAATAACGCCCGATTGCCGACGTTTTAGTATTACAGTTTAGGTATACCTAAATATAACAAGAAAAACACTaccataaataatttgtacgaaaataaaactttaaagaaGGTCAATAATTATTGTCATGGTGATAAGTCCCGGCATAATGAACATTTCATTTcgtactataaattaaaaacatagcaTAATGAACttaattttgactttttttttatctaatttcaacTAATTGAGTCCATCCACTCGGTACGATAAAagatccaaattaaaaaaaggtctCAAAtcaattgacattaaaaaaccttttttcacGAGGGCACCCGCAAATAATGAAACGGCGGGACGTCtgcgttccaaattcaaatcgtATTCGAACAATGGCGCCCAGTGGTTCGCGCCTTTTTACACAGACCACACAAAGAATGACATAAAGAATAGAATAAAGTgatgaaaaaaaagttactttgtCCTTGCACATTCCGCCACGGGCTACcgaattaacaaattaaatgtaagaTTGTGGATATttgttgataatttaattaaattggtcAGTCAAGTGTGGAAGTcagttataaattatgttaaatgtaCGCCTGGTGATAAATTAAGCCAGACCAACGACGCTAATAACCCAAATATAAGCAAATTGTTTTTCAAGACCTAGAATATTTGATTTCGATCAAATTTCCAGACGAAGGTATGTAAGCATTCTGCCAGAAGAAGCTGTGTAAAAAAATCGTTGCTAATATTTAAAGGTTAAAAAAATCAGAAGTGACttactgtttttatataatttattttgtgtgagcatttaaatatttctttgcacagcataaaaaatattgtatttaattaacatccccatttaatttttttgagttTACTGCGAATACGTTTTAATAAAGTATCTTTAGATTGAACtgaattatcataattaatattgttatttcatttataagtattatacCTAATCAgtgttacattttaataaaaaaactaatttacatTGTAGATAAGAAAGTTGTCACATACAATTtgaacttgaaaaaaaaaagaaatgaaaaatgacTTAAAAAGATGTCACTCACTTATCAAAAAAATCCATCTTTATCCATCCCTCTCATTAGGTTACAAAaccaaaatgaaataattatcgtATCTCTCTAGCCACGCCGTAGTACAGGGGCGTGAGCTAGCGCTGAAGACAAATTGCTTACGGAGTGGAATTAATGTAAATTCAActtgtaattaaaaagtaaaaggttataaatactattaatttgtaatgtaaCAAACGTCATTTGTAAGTCATTATCGAGTTAGCAGTGTTTGACTGATAAGTTGATGTGGGACTCAAAAATTCtgttgataattcatctcgtgcacgacggtgaaggaaatcgtAAGGAAaattgcatgtgtttaatttcaatgaaatactgccacatgtgtataacCCGACATTGGAGCTGCGTggtatatgctccaaaccttcctCTGAAAGGAGAAggcttagctcagcagtgggatatttacaggcttttaatgtatgtatgtatgaaaggACTCATAACATAATAAGTGGTGATACTAAACTTATGATATATGTCGCAATGTTCTGTGCAgtgaatacgttttttttttcgcacTAGTTGCCGAACATGACTTCGCCCGTGATTTTAGGTTTGCAACTTCTAGGTCTTTTAGGTTATGTTGGTTGCTATATTAACATAGGGAATTTAGATTGGCAGTAGCTGTTTATCAccgtatacatataatacataaacgtTTACAGATTTTGATAACGTTTTCCTCAATATGGAGGTTGCGAGAGAGATTTTAGAAAATTCCTTGGACCCAACGCTTCACGCCTCGATACCAAGACATCcagaagaaaaagaagaaacCCAGGTTCAAATGAAatctctatatatttttaggcTGTGTATAAGTTGGTACCAAATGCAAGTTATCCCACCCCAAAAGAAGTCTAAAGTAGAATGcgcattaatataaatataataataataaatatgagacaacatcacatacattactctgatcccaatgtaagtagctaaagcacttgtgttatggaaaatcagaagtaacgacggcaaaaacacccaggcccaaaacaacatagaaaactaatggtaatctacatcaaaTCGACCgcgaatcgaacccgagacctcggagtagcgtacttatgaaaccggtgtacaccttgaccacagaggtcgtcaattagTTAATACTTACCGTGTGATGGTCAAGTCTAGCACGCGTATTGGTCGAATCTTCGCTTCCTGGAAAACTTATCCCGAAAAAAATCCCGAGATTACAGGAAAGAGAGATGTTATTTCTTTAGTTCATTTTacctaattttaaatcattccTTTGCCAGACCAGTCCCAAAAGCTCTTCCTCCTACACGATGGCCAGTGACGGGAGCTTATTCAGCAGGGATGTCGACTACTGGATCAATGGTAGCTATAACCCCACCGAGACCACTGGAGTTCAAGGGAGCAGGTAgaccatcaataaataaatattgaacaacatcataTACTCAGATCCCAAGAAaagaaatagaaaactaatgaactttttctacatcgactcgaacgggaatcgaacccgggacctcggagtggcgtacccatgaaaaccggtgtactcactactcgaccacggaggtcatctaACTACTTCTGTTTGCAATTTCGTCTagctaaaatcaaaatatttttttcttatcataCGACTCTATGTGTTAGAGAGACACAAAGAGACACAAGAACATCTCTTACGAGAGAATAGTATTGAAAAATTAGCAATTATATTCGTCATTCTGTCTAGTTCCCAAAACCTTATTTAACCTAcacctacttggtggtaggtttctgtgcaagcccgtctgggtaccaggtaccacccactcatcagttattctaccgccgaataacagtattattgtgttccggtttgaagggtaagtgagccagtgtaactataggcacaagggacataccatcttagttcccaaggttggtggcacattgaagatgtaaagaatagttaacatttcttacaccgtcattgtctatgggtgatggtgaccacttacaatcaggtggcctatatgctcgaccgccacctataccaaaaaaaaatagcacATCGTagcttactaataaaataaactttgataagatactttttttatataaaaaaaattcgccTCATTTCAGCAACTATTTATATACCCTCCTGTCCtagatattataattacgtatttctttttatataattatgtttaacagGGCGGCTGTCGTCCAGCGGTCAACTCTAACAGTAACAAGTACCGATCAAGGGGCAGGACTGTGGTACATTCTGGCTATGCTTCTCCCACTCTTCACGATAAACACTACTCCGCGCTGGAGGTGTTCACCCaggtttgtatatttatgtatttcaacACAAGTAACCGAGTACTCCATAGCCAACTTATATCTTTTGGGTGCAAGCTGAATCAGATTTGTATGCTCCAATCTGTATTGGATTGGACAAATCTTAATAGTGATGGAATCAGCTCTCAAGCTTTCCTCTAACAGGAGAGGAACCTTAGTAGGATGATGCTAGATATTTACACTTATATAGCAGAACATAAATTCACCCCCTTACTTTTCAACAGCTGTTGGGGATTAGCCTCCACTACATGTTTGCTAATTGGTCTAGGGGCGTGGAATTAATTCCAAATTGCTCTGTTCCATTTTTATACTATAACGCTTAATGCACTTCGTTAAAAGCGTATTAAAATGACATGGTTTTACAAactaatttataagaaaattactCCCTACCATTTTTGTACACAAACGCCATCTAGCTAAATTTTTCCTTAACCAATTTAATATACTACATACTGCCATCTAGTTAAATTTTTACGAACTATATCGTGTTAAAATTTAGTTGCtgtttaatataacttaaagaAATAATgcgatatatatttacttagactatttttcaattattctaaactatttgctttgttttaatatttggtcatagtattttatgtacaaatatttaaatatatagtttcaAAAATGTACGTTAGATGgcgctttttttaaatgtagtaaTAACTACATATGTCAATAGATGGCGCCACCcatgcaatttttattttcagcacCATCTTAAATACCgcggaaatatttttatctcaatTGGGAAGATTCTGCAGTTATATTAGATGTTATATCAGGAGTGTAGCTGAGAATAATGTATCGAGAGACTTCTTTGCAGCCGCTATGGATGTGGTGCTGGTGGCTTACGCGATGGGGTTCCTTGTACTGTCCATGTATCAAGCTGAGATTATCGGCTAAATTCGAGTTTTCTGTACTGTTTTCATCACCCAATaacacaatacaatattttgtaaaatgcaATAATGTTACAAAGGCACGGGAATAAAtcacaatacaatataatgtttttatttcttgattTATCTTGAAACTAGAGTTAACACTTGTGGGTTTTTCAGAAATAAAACACTTAACACACTCTCAATTTTATATACTAGTGCAGCGTAACGTTATAcaggtatattttaaaaaacaatggcGTCCCTTTTGGCGCGTcccatttcatttaataaaatagtcggAAGTCAGTTGACAAACTAGTGAGGTTAAAttactgttaatttaataaacatgacgaataacgtaattatacataatacattatacaaataataaagtataggtaaataaatcaggatataatatattattgagagtTGTTATTATATGCCACAACAGCTGGGTGCCTATGTTCCACTTGTTAACACTAGCTTACCATCTCATttcatactatataatatatctttatttttaatttcatgtagGCAGACTTTCAAAAGGTCACATGACACATCACATTGAGGACTTGGACAATACCCTGTATTAACTGTTAGGTACGCATCACTGATAaagatttatacaatacaattaaagataatagttgtgtatgtatgtatattaatttattcagtttACCAATGACATCTGACAATGGCGTAACGTAAAATATCACCTTTAAATACGAAGTATGATATCAAGAAACGCTTCGTATTACAAGACTTCTCAACTTGTTAtcgtattttttcttttctttacgaTTAAATAATGCAACAATTGATCGGCGTTGAATTAGAAAAGAAAGTCTTTTAAAGACGAGCCTAGCTCTAAGGAGTTTTCAGGCCTAAGGTACTATACTATATCAGGAAAAAGAAATGATAATTTACTTCGACCatcaatgtatttattgtatcccttcaaactggaacatagCCTAGGCGTGCTAGTAAAGGGTCCGATTACCGGCTTAATTATAAAGCTTATATTAGAAAAACTAAATACCTACATGTCATATTcttagacatttttaaatttaccgtttcttaaatttaaatcatttgtaaaatatgcataggtaaagaaggcatattattcagtacaagattatgcagaccaatacaaagcgtggaattaatacttgtagacttccaggcaggataaattacatgcatatataattaattgtatttaactaacatgactatattttttaacggcgaaaaagagtaattacagTATTTCTTGCCAGTTtgtctcggtagaacctactttccgaaccgatggtagcttcacttaaattaGTTGCTAAAtggagtatattttgattttgatttttctaaCATATATacgatatcgataaaaaaaagtttagttaCTAGTTAGACTACTAcctactaataattaattatccatATATTATACTCTTTTGAAGTATATTTCGACATTGTTAAAGAAAAAGTTTGGAACTCACGATGACATtggaatacatttataatatattcatatcttCAAATTCCATGAACGTGAAACGCAGTTACACCTATTCAAACAAAGAGAGCAAATGTTTCAGTTCTGTAGAAACCTCTTAGTAATTTCCTGTTTCCTAGATGACATAGGCTGTCTAGAATGTAGCCTAGATTAACCAAATCAAGAATGTCTaggttaaaattatatgtattcaaGTGCTCTTGCGAGTAATAATACTAAGAAATGAAGATCCTACCGAGATGAACCGATCAGCaaaatgaattgttttttttcaaatagataaATTAGGTACATAGGCAGCTATTTACACCAGGGCCGCTTGGAGCTCAAGGCCGGCTAAATgaagaaaatatgaaaaaaaaatacttttgcttattttactcaatgtatagtttaccatttaaaaaaatacaatttttctaTTATGAAGTCtctcattttgttttaaaaattttacagtaaatataattatacttggtggtagggctttgtgctagcccgtctgggtaggtaccacccactcatctttcattcttccgccaaataacagtactcagtattgttgtgttccggtttgaagggtgagtgagccagtgtgactacaggcacaagggacataacatcttagttcacaaggttggtggcacattgacgatggaaagaatagttaatatttcctacagcgtcattgtctatgggtgatggttaccaaTCATGTGGCCCATTCttccaccaacctatacaataaaattatccaTTTCATGCCAAATTTCGATAATGGCATTTTAACAGTGACTAGTGGTGACGGTGTATAAGTCTATAGGTGTGCTAATAGAATCCTTTGATAATAGTTTAAGATTCTAGATAATAATCGGCTCAATTTGCCTGCCTGATGCAAAATAG is part of the Vanessa cardui chromosome 14, ilVanCard2.1, whole genome shotgun sequence genome and encodes:
- the LOC124535460 gene encoding uncharacterized protein LOC124535460; its protein translation is MEVAREILENSLDPTLHASIPRHPEEKEETQTSPKSSSSYTMASDGSLFSRDVDYWINGSYNPTETTGVQGSRAAVVQRSTLTVTSTDQGAGLWYILAMLLPLFTINTTPRWRCSPSTILNTAEIFLSQLGRFCSYIRCYIRSVAENNVSRDFFAAAMDVVLVAYAMGFLVLSMYQAEIIG